In Arthrobacter sp. PAMC25284, a single genomic region encodes these proteins:
- the lepB gene encoding signal peptidase I, translating into MEQTKRQPRKPGWRFAFLALVLAMVISAVVRSLWLDVYFIPSASMEPLFRSGDRILVSRTDFAAEPVRRGDVVVFDGRGSFAPLASGNGPALDVLSEAGRWLGIAGNDTTYVKRVIGIAGDRVVCCDAGGALTVNGQPVAESYLYPGDVPSELVFDVIVPAGRLWLMGDHRSKSADSRSLLGAPGGGMVPLNRVIGRPVQILWPLDRFAAVARPTEAAAVTTTKNGQ; encoded by the coding sequence ATGGAACAGACAAAACGCCAGCCCAGGAAACCGGGCTGGCGTTTTGCGTTCCTCGCGCTGGTACTGGCCATGGTCATCAGCGCTGTGGTGCGCTCTTTGTGGCTGGACGTGTACTTCATACCCTCCGCCTCGATGGAACCTCTCTTCCGCTCGGGTGACAGGATCCTGGTGTCCCGAACAGACTTTGCCGCAGAGCCGGTGCGGCGCGGCGACGTCGTTGTCTTCGACGGCCGCGGGTCCTTCGCTCCGCTGGCCAGCGGCAACGGTCCCGCGCTGGACGTCCTCTCCGAAGCCGGGCGCTGGCTCGGCATCGCCGGGAACGACACCACTTACGTTAAGCGAGTGATCGGGATCGCCGGCGATCGGGTGGTGTGCTGCGACGCCGGCGGCGCCCTCACAGTCAACGGCCAGCCGGTTGCGGAATCCTATCTCTATCCGGGGGACGTTCCGAGCGAACTGGTGTTTGACGTGATCGTCCCGGCTGGACGGCTGTGGCTAATGGGGGATCACCGGTCGAAGTCCGCCGATTCGCGAAGCCTCCTGGGTGCACCAGGGGGCGGGATGGTGCCGCTGAACCGGGTCATCGGCAGACCGGTACAGATTCTCTGGCCGCTTGATAGATTTGCAGCAGTAGCGCGGCCCACCGAGGCCGCTGCCGTCACCACCACGAAGAACGGACAATAG
- the lepB gene encoding signal peptidase I, giving the protein MPESEPRIPDPRNPEARIPDPRGTDQSGATPAAAPAAGNGHQGADGPADGPDDELSAEGPDAGDTSRRALRARATHSTAFLWLKEIATIVVVAIVLSFLIKTFFFRAFYIPSESMVNTLDINDRIFVNLMVPAPFALEHGDVVVFKDTKEWLAVAAEAPKGPFTWVQDGLTFVGLLPDNSEQHLVKRVIGLPGDHVICCDGGGRLTLNGAALDEKYINPAEVPEVREFDVVVPAGKIWVMGDNRNHSADSRAHLEISGGFVDIADIEGKAGVIAWPLNRISAIDNYPDVFRNVPAATAK; this is encoded by the coding sequence ATGCCCGAGAGCGAACCCCGGATTCCTGATCCCAGGAATCCTGAGGCGCGGATCCCTGATCCGCGGGGGACGGACCAGTCCGGGGCGACCCCAGCCGCGGCTCCCGCCGCCGGGAACGGTCATCAAGGCGCCGACGGGCCCGCCGACGGGCCGGACGACGAGCTCAGCGCCGAAGGCCCAGACGCCGGGGACACGTCGCGGCGCGCGCTCAGGGCCCGGGCTACGCACAGTACGGCGTTCCTCTGGCTGAAGGAGATCGCCACGATCGTCGTTGTGGCGATCGTGCTGTCCTTCCTGATCAAAACCTTCTTCTTCCGGGCGTTCTATATTCCATCCGAATCGATGGTCAACACCCTGGACATCAACGATCGCATCTTCGTAAATCTCATGGTCCCTGCGCCATTCGCCCTTGAACACGGTGACGTGGTGGTGTTCAAAGACACCAAAGAATGGCTGGCGGTCGCCGCCGAGGCACCGAAGGGGCCATTCACTTGGGTTCAGGACGGGCTGACCTTCGTCGGCCTCCTTCCGGACAACTCCGAACAGCATCTGGTCAAGCGCGTCATCGGGCTCCCGGGCGATCACGTGATCTGCTGCGACGGCGGCGGACGGCTCACCCTCAACGGCGCCGCACTGGACGAAAAGTACATCAACCCCGCGGAGGTGCCTGAGGTCCGGGAATTCGACGTCGTGGTCCCGGCCGGTAAAATTTGGGTCATGGGAGACAACCGCAACCATTCCGCGGACTCCCGGGCGCACCTGGAGATCAGCGGTGGCTTCGTGGACATCGCCGATATCGAAGGTAAGGCCGGCGTGATCGCGTGGCCGCTGAACAGGATCTCCGCCATCGACAACTACCCTGACGTCTTCCGCAACGTGCCCGCAGCCACGGCGAAATAG
- a CDS encoding ribonuclease HII, whose amino-acid sequence MSAAPTLDYERRFRSSGARLLAGIDEVGRGALAGPVSVGITVVDLQDQTLLADVRDSKLLKVADRERLVPLVRDWAVAAAVGHATAPEIDALGIIGALRLAGTRAWLTVLAAGVTPDVVLLDGSHNWLSPEAQASLFDEEPDGQGCEAPVHTLVKADMQCLSVAAASILAKVERDTMMRELHTEYPAFGWDVNKGYGTAVHKDALRAAGPTPHHRISWQLL is encoded by the coding sequence ATGTCCGCAGCACCCACCCTGGATTATGAACGCCGGTTCCGGAGTTCCGGAGCGCGCCTGCTCGCCGGCATCGACGAGGTGGGCCGGGGCGCCCTTGCCGGGCCCGTCAGCGTGGGAATCACCGTCGTTGATCTACAGGACCAGACGCTGCTCGCCGACGTGCGGGACAGCAAACTGCTCAAGGTCGCGGACCGCGAACGGCTCGTCCCGCTGGTCCGGGACTGGGCCGTAGCCGCCGCCGTAGGGCACGCAACTGCCCCGGAAATTGACGCCCTCGGCATCATCGGGGCGCTCAGGCTTGCCGGGACACGGGCGTGGCTGACTGTGCTCGCCGCCGGCGTCACACCCGACGTCGTACTGTTGGACGGCAGCCACAACTGGCTCTCACCGGAGGCCCAGGCGTCGTTGTTTGACGAGGAGCCCGACGGGCAGGGCTGCGAGGCGCCCGTCCACACCCTGGTCAAAGCTGACATGCAGTGCCTGAGCGTCGCCGCGGCCAGCATCCTGGCCAAAGTGGAACGGGACACCATGATGCGTGAACTCCATACGGAGTACCCGGCGTTCGGCTGGGACGTCAACAAAGGCTATGGCACGGCGGTGCATAAGGACGCCCTGCGCGCCGCCGGACCCACACCGCACCACCGGATCAGCTGGCAGCTCCTCTAG
- a CDS encoding DUF2469 domain-containing protein, with the protein MSAEDLENYETDMELQLYREYRDVVGLFSYVVETERRFYLANHVDLQARSADGEVYFDLTLQDAWVWDVYRSARFVKSVRVITFKDVNVEELPRSEELALPKVEDLGN; encoded by the coding sequence ATGAGTGCCGAGGACCTTGAAAACTATGAAACCGACATGGAGCTGCAGCTCTATCGCGAATATCGCGACGTGGTCGGGCTGTTCAGCTACGTTGTCGAGACCGAACGGCGCTTCTACCTGGCCAATCACGTCGACCTGCAGGCCCGCAGCGCCGACGGCGAGGTGTACTTCGACCTGACGCTCCAGGACGCCTGGGTCTGGGACGTCTACCGCTCCGCCCGGTTCGTCAAGAGTGTCCGTGTTATTACCTTCAAAGACGTCAATGTCGAAGAGTTGCCGCGCAGCGAGGAGCTCGCCCTGCCGAAGGTCGAGGACCTGGGCAACTAG
- a CDS encoding YraN family protein, producing MRAKDAVGRRGEDIAEAYLEARGLRILDRNWRCRDGEIDLVALDGAVVVIVEVKARTSLAYGHPFEAVDARKLARLHRLAVAWCRDHLPAVPPWRVDVVGVLDDGSGSPAVEHLRGVA from the coding sequence ATGAGAGCTAAGGACGCAGTAGGCCGCCGCGGCGAGGACATCGCCGAAGCCTACCTTGAGGCCCGCGGACTGCGGATCCTGGACCGCAACTGGCGCTGCCGCGACGGGGAAATCGACCTCGTGGCCCTTGACGGCGCGGTTGTGGTCATCGTCGAAGTCAAGGCGCGGACATCCCTGGCCTACGGGCACCCCTTTGAAGCCGTCGACGCCAGGAAACTGGCGCGCCTGCACCGCTTGGCGGTGGCCTGGTGCCGCGACCATTTGCCCGCGGTACCGCCGTGGCGGGTTGACGTCGTCGGAGTGCTCGACGACGGAAGTGGGAGCCCAGCCGTTGAGCACCTTCGAGGGGTGGCGTAG
- the dprA gene encoding DNA-processing protein DprA: MKDAERLARAALSRLFEPQDAPALALVRQAGAEDALKVASGQLAAGPGLEREISGILAENGAGISWPGLRESLKRWAPRVPELAPERDLETMKRLGGRLIIPADELWPAQLTDLGLQEPLCLWWRGAEQELPPAATAVALVGSRDSTSYGASVTGDLAYALARRGFSIISGGAYGIDAHAHRAAVAGAASGLPTVAVMAGGVDRFYPAGNEDLLRTVANQGAVLAEVPPGSAPTRYRFLQRNRLIAALASVTVVVEARWRSGALNTAHHAESLGRAVGAVPGSVHSANSAGCHRLLREGGAVCVTDAGEIAELAAPSGASLPDDKAVRAEAHDGLGLEDLILLDALPLRTTSSVEKLSTVAGLSPDSVRAGLGRLGLLGLAESDRGRWKRAGKHV; this comes from the coding sequence ATGAAAGACGCTGAGAGACTGGCCAGGGCGGCGCTTTCCCGCCTCTTTGAACCGCAGGACGCGCCAGCCCTCGCTCTTGTCCGGCAGGCCGGCGCGGAGGACGCCCTGAAGGTTGCCTCCGGCCAACTCGCCGCCGGACCGGGGCTGGAACGAGAGATCTCCGGGATTCTGGCTGAGAACGGTGCAGGAATCAGCTGGCCGGGTCTCCGCGAGTCCCTGAAGCGTTGGGCCCCCCGGGTGCCCGAGCTGGCACCGGAGCGGGACCTGGAAACGATGAAGCGGCTCGGCGGACGCCTCATCATTCCCGCCGATGAACTCTGGCCTGCGCAGCTGACGGATCTCGGACTCCAGGAGCCACTGTGCCTTTGGTGGCGCGGAGCGGAGCAGGAACTACCGCCAGCCGCCACCGCCGTCGCGCTCGTGGGCTCCCGGGACAGCACGTCCTACGGTGCCTCGGTAACGGGCGACCTTGCCTATGCACTGGCCCGGCGTGGCTTCAGCATCATTTCAGGCGGCGCCTACGGGATCGACGCCCATGCCCACCGGGCAGCAGTGGCCGGCGCGGCATCCGGGCTGCCCACCGTCGCTGTCATGGCCGGGGGAGTGGACCGGTTCTATCCGGCCGGGAACGAGGACCTGCTCCGGACGGTCGCTAACCAGGGCGCTGTCCTGGCCGAAGTCCCACCGGGGTCAGCGCCCACGCGGTACCGGTTCCTGCAACGGAACCGCCTCATTGCCGCGCTCGCTTCGGTCACGGTGGTTGTTGAGGCGAGGTGGAGGTCCGGGGCGCTCAACACCGCGCACCACGCCGAAAGCCTGGGCCGAGCGGTCGGCGCCGTTCCGGGCTCTGTCCACAGCGCCAATTCCGCCGGCTGCCACCGGCTGCTGCGGGAAGGCGGAGCTGTTTGCGTGACGGATGCCGGGGAAATCGCGGAGCTGGCAGCCCCAAGCGGAGCCTCGCTGCCCGACGACAAGGCGGTCCGGGCAGAGGCCCATGATGGACTGGGCCTCGAAGACCTGATCCTGCTCGATGCCCTGCCGCTGCGGACCACCAGCTCCGTTGAAAAATTATCGACCGTCGCAGGGTTGAGCCCGGATTCGGTCCGGGCCGGCCTCGGGCGGCTTGGTCTTCTGGGGTTGGCCGAATCGGACCGGGGCCGCTGGAAGCGGGCAGGGAAGCACGTCTGA
- a CDS encoding tyrosine recombinase XerC, translating into MSLEELPAALASAARGFGQYLAAERGRSAHTVRAYLSDVGSLLAHAASEGIENPSELELGTLRRWLGAQSESGMSRATLARRSATARAFTAWAVREDIIAADPALRLRAPKPEKSLPGVLHQRQVVRLVEGAGAAAAEGAPLDLRNKAMVELLYATGVRVGELAGMDIDDLDPDRRTMRVLGKGNKERKVPYGLPAALAVDDWLRRGRPALSTGTSGPALFLGARGSRVDQRQIRSVVRRMLEALGDTAATGPHALRHSAATHLLDGGADLRAVQEILGHSSLATTQLYTHVSVERLRQGYRQAHPRA; encoded by the coding sequence GTGTCTTTAGAAGAACTCCCGGCTGCGCTGGCCAGCGCCGCCCGCGGCTTCGGCCAATATCTGGCTGCGGAGCGCGGCCGGTCCGCCCATACGGTGCGCGCTTACCTTTCCGACGTTGGAAGCCTTCTGGCCCACGCGGCGTCCGAGGGGATCGAGAACCCCTCGGAGCTCGAGCTCGGGACGCTCCGGCGGTGGCTCGGCGCGCAAAGCGAGTCCGGTATGTCCCGTGCCACCCTGGCCCGCCGGTCCGCCACGGCCCGGGCGTTTACTGCCTGGGCCGTCCGCGAGGACATCATCGCAGCGGACCCTGCCCTTCGGCTCAGGGCGCCCAAGCCGGAGAAGTCGCTGCCCGGCGTGCTGCACCAGCGGCAGGTCGTGAGGTTAGTCGAAGGAGCCGGGGCCGCCGCGGCCGAGGGCGCGCCGTTGGACCTGCGCAACAAGGCCATGGTCGAACTCCTCTACGCGACAGGCGTCCGGGTCGGTGAACTGGCCGGAATGGACATCGATGACCTTGATCCGGACCGCCGGACGATGCGCGTCCTGGGTAAAGGCAACAAAGAACGTAAAGTCCCCTACGGGCTGCCGGCCGCGCTCGCCGTCGACGACTGGCTCCGCCGCGGCCGGCCGGCGCTGAGCACCGGGACCAGCGGCCCCGCACTGTTCCTCGGCGCGCGGGGCAGCCGGGTGGACCAGCGCCAGATCCGCAGCGTTGTCCGGCGGATGCTGGAGGCCCTGGGAGACACCGCCGCCACCGGGCCCCATGCACTGCGGCACTCCGCCGCAACCCACCTGCTCGACGGCGGGGCTGACCTGCGCGCGGTGCAGGAAATCCTCGGCCACAGCAGCCTTGCCACCACCCAGCTGTACACCCACGTTTCCGTGGAAAGACTCCGACAGGGGTACCGGCAGGCGCATCCCCGGGCATAG
- a CDS encoding DUF3145 domain-containing protein, which yields MSVALTRGVLFVHSAPTALCPHVEWAIGSVVDKRTDLEWTAQPAAPGMFRAELSWTGTQGTGAQLASALRGWAHLRYEVTEEPSQGVDGGRWSHTPELGIFHATTDVHGNIMVSEDRIRYAYEAGAGEPSAVYHELSLALGEAWDEELEPFRHAGEGAPVRWLHQVG from the coding sequence ATGTCTGTTGCACTGACCCGCGGTGTGTTGTTCGTTCACTCGGCCCCGACGGCCCTGTGTCCCCACGTCGAGTGGGCCATTGGATCCGTCGTGGACAAGCGGACGGACCTTGAGTGGACTGCGCAGCCTGCCGCGCCCGGAATGTTCCGGGCCGAGCTGTCGTGGACCGGAACGCAGGGCACGGGGGCTCAATTGGCGTCCGCTCTTCGGGGCTGGGCGCATCTGCGCTACGAGGTTACCGAAGAGCCCAGCCAGGGGGTGGACGGCGGCCGCTGGTCGCATACCCCGGAGCTCGGCATCTTCCACGCCACCACGGACGTTCACGGCAATATCATGGTCTCCGAAGACCGCATCCGCTACGCCTATGAAGCCGGCGCCGGCGAACCGTCCGCTGTTTACCACGAACTCTCCCTCGCCCTCGGTGAAGCCTGGGATGAGGAACTCGAGCCCTTCCGCCACGCAGGCGAAGGCGCCCCGGTGCGCTGGCTCCACCAGGTGGGCTGA
- a CDS encoding beta-ketoacyl synthase, with protein sequence MTRKVVITGLGATTPIGGDVPTMWKNALKGVSGARTLEDDWVAKYELPVHFAARASTPALEVLSRVEAKRMDPSTQFGVVAAREAWADAGITEVDHDRLAVAFATGIGGVWTLLDAWDTLREKGPRRVLPMTVPMLMPNGVAAAVSLDLGARAGAHTPVSACASGTEALHLGLELIRSGKADVVVCGGAEAAIHPMPIAAFASMHALSRRNDEPERASRPYDVERNGFVMGEGAGALVIEAEEHALARGARIYAELAGTSVTADAYHITAPDPEGLGATRALKAAMFDGRIQAEDVVHVNAHATSTPVGDKPEYTALKAALGPHVDRVAVSATKSQMGHLLGASGAVEAVLTVLAVYERKAPVTINLENQDPEIPLDVVTTARDLPSGDIVALSNSFGFGGHNAVIAVRSV encoded by the coding sequence ATGACACGCAAAGTAGTCATTACCGGTCTGGGTGCCACCACACCCATTGGCGGCGATGTTCCCACCATGTGGAAGAACGCGCTGAAGGGCGTCTCCGGCGCGCGGACGCTGGAAGACGACTGGGTGGCCAAGTACGAACTGCCGGTCCATTTTGCCGCCCGTGCGTCGACTCCCGCCCTGGAGGTCCTGAGCCGCGTCGAGGCCAAACGCATGGACCCGTCCACGCAATTCGGCGTTGTTGCCGCGCGTGAGGCCTGGGCCGACGCCGGCATCACCGAGGTCGACCACGACCGTCTGGCCGTCGCATTCGCCACCGGTATCGGCGGCGTCTGGACCCTCCTTGACGCATGGGACACCCTGCGTGAAAAGGGGCCCCGCCGTGTTTTGCCCATGACGGTGCCCATGCTGATGCCGAACGGCGTCGCGGCGGCGGTCAGCCTGGACCTGGGTGCCCGCGCCGGCGCCCACACCCCTGTCTCGGCTTGTGCCTCCGGCACCGAAGCCCTCCACCTGGGACTTGAGCTGATCCGTTCCGGCAAGGCCGACGTCGTCGTCTGCGGTGGCGCCGAAGCCGCCATCCACCCGATGCCGATCGCCGCCTTCGCCTCCATGCACGCCCTTTCACGCCGGAACGACGAGCCCGAGCGCGCCTCACGCCCCTACGATGTGGAACGCAATGGCTTCGTGATGGGCGAAGGCGCCGGAGCCTTGGTCATCGAAGCCGAGGAGCATGCCTTGGCCCGAGGCGCCCGGATCTACGCCGAACTGGCCGGCACCTCCGTCACGGCCGACGCCTATCACATCACGGCTCCGGACCCCGAGGGCCTCGGCGCCACCCGCGCGCTGAAGGCCGCGATGTTTGACGGCCGCATCCAGGCCGAGGACGTCGTGCACGTCAACGCGCACGCCACGTCCACCCCGGTCGGCGACAAGCCCGAGTACACCGCCCTGAAGGCGGCCCTGGGCCCTCATGTGGACAGGGTCGCAGTCTCGGCTACGAAGTCCCAGATGGGGCACCTGCTGGGCGCCTCCGGCGCGGTGGAAGCAGTCCTGACCGTCCTCGCCGTGTACGAACGCAAGGCGCCGGTCACCATCAACCTGGAGAACCAGGATCCGGAGATCCCGCTCGACGTCGTCACCACGGCCCGGGACCTGCCTTCCGGCGACATCGTAGCGCTGAGCAACTCCTTCGGCTTTGGCGGCCACAACGCCGTTATCGCGGTCCGCAGCGTGTAG
- a CDS encoding acyl carrier protein, which yields MASNEEILAGLAEIVNEETGLATEAVEMDKSFTEDLDIDSISMMTIVVNAEEKFGVRIPDEEVKNLKTVGDAVSFIASAQA from the coding sequence ATGGCGAGCAACGAAGAAATCCTGGCCGGCCTGGCTGAAATCGTCAACGAAGAGACCGGTCTCGCCACTGAGGCTGTCGAGATGGACAAGTCCTTCACCGAGGACCTCGACATCGACTCCATCTCGATGATGACCATCGTGGTCAACGCCGAAGAAAAGTTCGGCGTACGCATCCCGGACGAAGAGGTCAAAAACCTCAAGACCGTCGGCGACGCCGTCAGCTTCATCGCCAGCGCCCAGGCCTAG
- a CDS encoding beta-ketoacyl-ACP synthase III yields the protein MSVPTLKQAPVQANTRIMGVGAYRPDVIVTNDDVCQWIDSSDEWIRQRTGIVTRHRASAGISVIDMAEGAAREALQKAGIEASELGAVIVSTVTHPYATPSAAASLADRLGATPAPAFDISAACAGYCYGIAQGDSLVRSGAAKYVLVVGAEKLSDVIDNTERTISFLLGDGAGAVVIGPSDTPGIGPSVWGSDGSKWDAIGMTHSQLAIRDAAQPGSGMSAAEAAVTDAAVWPTLRQDGQTVFRWAVWEMAKVAEQALEAAGIRVEDLAAFIPHQANMRIIDEMAKKLKLPETVTIARDIADAGNTSAASIPLATHRLLQENPGLSGGLALQIGFGAGLVFGAQVVVLP from the coding sequence ATGAGCGTACCCACTCTGAAGCAGGCGCCCGTACAGGCGAACACCCGCATTATGGGTGTCGGCGCCTACCGGCCCGACGTGATCGTCACCAACGATGATGTGTGCCAGTGGATCGATTCCTCGGATGAGTGGATCCGCCAGCGCACCGGCATCGTCACACGACACCGGGCCTCCGCCGGGATCAGTGTCATCGACATGGCCGAAGGCGCCGCCCGCGAGGCCCTGCAGAAGGCCGGCATCGAGGCTTCCGAACTCGGCGCCGTCATCGTATCCACCGTGACGCACCCGTACGCGACCCCGTCCGCCGCCGCCAGCCTGGCCGACCGCCTCGGCGCGACGCCGGCACCGGCTTTCGACATCTCGGCCGCTTGCGCGGGTTACTGCTACGGCATCGCCCAGGGCGATTCGCTGGTGCGGTCCGGCGCCGCCAAATATGTTCTCGTGGTCGGTGCCGAAAAGCTCTCCGACGTCATCGACAACACCGAGCGCACCATTTCCTTCCTGCTCGGCGACGGTGCCGGCGCCGTCGTGATCGGCCCCTCCGACACCCCCGGCATCGGTCCTTCCGTCTGGGGCTCGGACGGCAGCAAGTGGGACGCGATCGGTATGACGCACTCACAACTGGCAATCCGTGACGCAGCCCAGCCCGGCAGCGGCATGAGTGCTGCTGAGGCCGCGGTGACCGACGCCGCCGTGTGGCCCACACTCCGCCAGGACGGCCAGACTGTCTTCCGCTGGGCCGTGTGGGAGATGGCCAAGGTTGCCGAGCAGGCCCTTGAGGCCGCCGGTATCCGGGTCGAGGACCTGGCTGCTTTCATCCCGCACCAGGCCAACATGCGGATCATCGACGAGATGGCCAAGAAGCTGAAACTGCCGGAGACCGTCACCATCGCCCGCGACATCGCAGACGCCGGAAACACCTCGGCAGCCTCCATCCCCCTCGCCACCCACCGCCTGCTCCAGGAAAACCCTGGGCTCAGTGGTGGACTGGCACTGCAGATCGGCTTCGGAGCCGGTCTGGTCTTCGGTGCCCAGGTGGTTGTGCTTCCCTGA
- a CDS encoding ACP S-malonyltransferase produces MLAIVCPGQGSQTPGFLAPWLELPPVAGHLASLSEIAGIDLTAHGTTSDEETIKDTAVAQPLIVAAGLVAAKSLFDVELGTLPIVLAGHSVGEITASALAGVLTETEAMTFVRERANSMAAAAAATPTGMSAVVGGDPAEVLAAIEASGATAANVNGAGQTVAAGTLEQLKALAENPPAKARVIPLKVAGAFHTSHMSPAVDALKALRPSLAPQNPMVPLLSNFDGAEVTDGNAAVDSLIAQVSRPVRWDLCMETMVQRGVTGVIELAPAGTLAGLAKRGMPGVKTVTVKTPDDLSAALALFAELEGGA; encoded by the coding sequence GTGCTTGCAATCGTCTGCCCTGGACAGGGCTCCCAGACCCCAGGTTTTCTGGCCCCGTGGCTAGAATTGCCGCCCGTCGCAGGCCATTTGGCCTCCCTTAGCGAAATCGCAGGTATCGACCTTACCGCCCACGGCACCACCTCCGACGAGGAGACCATCAAGGACACTGCTGTCGCGCAGCCCTTGATCGTCGCCGCCGGCCTGGTGGCCGCGAAGTCCCTCTTTGACGTCGAGTTGGGCACACTGCCGATCGTCCTCGCCGGTCACTCCGTTGGCGAAATCACGGCGTCGGCCCTGGCCGGTGTCCTGACCGAGACCGAGGCCATGACGTTTGTCCGCGAACGTGCGAACAGCATGGCCGCAGCCGCTGCCGCCACCCCTACGGGCATGAGTGCCGTCGTCGGCGGCGACCCCGCCGAGGTGCTGGCCGCCATCGAGGCTTCCGGTGCCACGGCCGCCAACGTCAACGGCGCCGGCCAGACGGTGGCTGCGGGAACACTGGAGCAGCTGAAAGCCCTCGCCGAGAACCCGCCGGCCAAAGCCAGGGTCATTCCGTTGAAGGTCGCCGGCGCTTTCCATACTTCGCACATGTCCCCCGCAGTCGACGCCCTGAAGGCCCTCCGTCCGTCGCTGGCCCCGCAGAACCCGATGGTTCCGCTGCTGTCCAACTTCGACGGCGCGGAAGTCACCGACGGCAATGCCGCGGTCGACAGCCTGATCGCCCAGGTGTCGCGCCCCGTCCGCTGGGACCTGTGCATGGAAACCATGGTGCAGCGCGGCGTGACCGGCGTGATCGAACTGGCCCCGGCCGGAACGCTGGCAGGACTCGCCAAGCGCGGCATGCCCGGGGTGAAGACCGTCACCGTCAAGACCCCGGACGATCTTTCCGCGGCCCTGGCCCTATTTGCAGAACTGGAGGGCGGGGCATGA